In Mycolicibacterium aromaticivorans JS19b1 = JCM 16368, the following proteins share a genomic window:
- a CDS encoding S8 family peptidase translates to MRFEVEPAPTGGGPKYNPFTSEQAREWLLPQIRSTRAGLRELPDELRAVDRIYIEAKLFPNYLAPTYYPEALLGYIGAVPVGSRSDASILRTAAQARPSGTRRLILAVDDTALERLESLVDAPGPGRSAQQAFEQIRRLEEVASPAVSSVLRVDPEQSIGEQVSSLYEAVLHPRAVRSGEPVAIDAATLDRWVSLVESYGGTVHGDFLRTVGGLTFVPVRVADADAPQLARFNPLRALRPMPAIRPRPRFGLRSASRIRPPTVPDPIADVTTVAVFDGGVRDPDQLGLFPIPVIDLTPEPIEADDVDHGTGVTGAVLYGLLRSGDQAAQPPLPVESFRVMPPPYDPGDLDGYWILDQIKDILTEGRHKLVNLSLGPTLAVEDDNEPNRWTAELDQLAWERDIVFVVAAGNDGNQDRDTGLHRVQVPADMANAISVGACDVPAPDRPWTRAPYSSMGPGRPGNRTQPLGVQFGGVDDRMFDVLCADGTFLEATGTSFAAPVVTHALADLTTRLPRVNSSVLRAFPVHFAERHRAFKKRQDEFGFGRLPLSFADAMECTPDQVHVLFVDEIARGDIVGYQLPLPRYFTGPAKMSVTLAYASPVEPTQPTEYTSASLELTLRPHRNMFRFSPPTGSDEPAREIDLASSEARTLLMEGWKAGQEPVAKTLTNTTSLNEADLRDSGKWETLRHYRVNFTAGELDSARLEVRYVARRAGALDGSPTEVPFAMLVSVSDSGGNGTLYDDIAAQFTALRPVQRVAAGRVRLRGAQQNTWY, encoded by the coding sequence ATGCGATTCGAGGTCGAGCCCGCCCCAACGGGTGGTGGACCGAAGTACAACCCATTCACTTCTGAACAAGCTCGGGAGTGGCTACTCCCGCAGATCCGTTCCACGCGTGCCGGATTGCGAGAATTGCCTGACGAGCTGCGGGCCGTGGACCGCATCTACATCGAAGCCAAGCTCTTCCCGAATTATCTTGCTCCGACGTACTATCCGGAAGCTCTGCTCGGATACATCGGTGCGGTCCCAGTGGGTTCAAGGTCGGACGCCAGCATCCTGCGCACAGCGGCGCAAGCTCGGCCGAGCGGGACCCGCCGACTCATCCTTGCAGTCGATGACACAGCACTCGAGCGGCTCGAATCACTTGTCGATGCCCCGGGCCCTGGCCGCAGCGCCCAGCAGGCGTTCGAACAGATTCGACGCCTCGAGGAAGTCGCCTCGCCTGCGGTGAGTTCCGTTCTGCGCGTGGATCCCGAGCAGAGTATCGGCGAGCAAGTGAGCTCTCTCTATGAGGCAGTGCTGCACCCGCGCGCTGTGCGGTCCGGCGAGCCCGTAGCGATCGACGCTGCAACGCTGGATCGCTGGGTATCGCTGGTGGAATCATACGGCGGTACCGTGCACGGCGACTTTCTTCGTACCGTCGGGGGATTGACTTTCGTCCCAGTGCGGGTGGCGGACGCGGATGCACCGCAATTAGCGAGGTTCAACCCGCTACGGGCGCTGCGACCGATGCCCGCTATCCGACCGCGGCCTCGGTTCGGGTTGCGCAGTGCGAGCCGGATTCGGCCCCCCACTGTTCCGGACCCCATTGCTGACGTCACGACTGTGGCGGTATTCGACGGCGGCGTCCGCGATCCGGATCAGCTTGGGCTGTTCCCAATTCCGGTGATCGATCTGACGCCGGAGCCGATCGAGGCCGACGATGTTGATCATGGCACCGGTGTTACCGGCGCCGTACTTTACGGACTGTTGCGCTCAGGTGATCAGGCGGCGCAGCCACCTCTGCCCGTGGAGAGCTTTCGGGTCATGCCACCGCCGTATGACCCGGGGGACCTCGATGGGTACTGGATCCTTGACCAGATCAAGGACATTCTGACCGAGGGTCGGCACAAGCTGGTCAATTTGAGTCTGGGACCGACTCTAGCTGTCGAGGACGACAACGAGCCGAACCGGTGGACCGCAGAACTGGATCAATTGGCGTGGGAGCGCGACATCGTCTTCGTGGTCGCGGCTGGAAATGACGGAAACCAAGATCGCGATACTGGGCTACATCGAGTGCAAGTGCCAGCCGACATGGCCAACGCGATTTCGGTCGGTGCTTGCGATGTGCCCGCTCCCGATCGGCCGTGGACGCGCGCACCCTACTCATCAATGGGTCCCGGACGCCCCGGAAATCGGACCCAGCCGCTGGGCGTTCAGTTCGGCGGAGTGGATGACCGGATGTTCGACGTCTTGTGTGCCGACGGAACGTTTTTGGAGGCGACGGGCACGAGCTTTGCCGCGCCGGTCGTCACTCACGCACTTGCGGACCTCACAACGCGGCTACCTCGGGTGAACAGCAGCGTACTTCGAGCGTTCCCAGTGCATTTCGCCGAACGCCATCGCGCCTTCAAGAAGCGGCAGGACGAGTTCGGCTTTGGGCGGCTGCCTTTGTCGTTCGCCGACGCGATGGAATGCACCCCGGACCAAGTGCACGTGCTGTTCGTCGATGAGATCGCGCGTGGAGACATCGTGGGCTACCAATTGCCGCTGCCCCGATACTTCACTGGACCGGCAAAGATGTCGGTCACCCTTGCCTATGCCTCACCCGTGGAGCCGACCCAGCCCACCGAGTACACCTCTGCCTCGCTCGAACTGACATTGCGTCCGCACCGCAACATGTTTCGATTTTCTCCGCCGACGGGATCCGACGAGCCAGCCAGGGAAATCGACCTCGCCTCGTCCGAGGCGCGAACCCTGTTGATGGAGGGATGGAAAGCCGGTCAGGAACCGGTCGCCAAAACCCTCACGAACACAACAAGTTTGAATGAGGCAGATCTGCGCGACTCGGGCAAGTGGGAAACGTTGCGACATTACAGAGTCAATTTCACCGCGGGCGAACTCGATAGCGCGAGGCTGGAGGTGCGCTATGTCGCCCGCCGAGCGGGAGCTTTGGACGGTTCGCCGACCGAGGTGCCTTTTGCCATGCTCGTCTCGGTGTCAGACTCTGGCGGGAACGGCACGTTGTACGACGACATTGCCGCGCAATTTACTGCCTTGCGGCCGGTCCAGCGGGTCGCCGCGGGGCGGGTCCGGCTGCGCGGAGCCCAGCAGAACACTTGGTACTAG
- a CDS encoding multiubiquitin domain-containing protein, with protein sequence MAPQDNIQIYIDGEPITVKHRRLTGAQLVALVTPPADHVWLDIADAQDESIAPTEVVAIEENIRFYTDRPRTIYIDKIPYQVRTAVLTETQLRDLPTPPIADDYGIWKDIPDDLDDPIKAGEIVHIVDGDRFFTKALPKRELHVIVNRKHTVTLHGARQTGMSIKEAAIAQDVPIQLDFLLSRKTSAKFDQVGDDEQIRVHDGDEFRAVDGDDNS encoded by the coding sequence GTGGCGCCCCAGGACAATATCCAGATCTACATCGACGGTGAACCAATCACAGTCAAGCACCGGCGCCTTACCGGCGCCCAGCTCGTCGCTCTCGTCACGCCGCCCGCCGACCACGTGTGGCTCGATATCGCCGACGCGCAAGATGAGTCGATCGCCCCGACCGAGGTCGTGGCCATCGAGGAAAACATCCGCTTCTACACCGACCGCCCGCGCACCATCTACATCGACAAGATCCCGTACCAGGTGCGCACCGCCGTGCTCACCGAAACGCAGTTGCGGGATTTGCCTACTCCGCCGATCGCCGACGACTACGGCATCTGGAAGGACATTCCCGATGACCTCGATGATCCGATCAAGGCCGGCGAGATCGTCCACATCGTTGACGGGGACCGCTTCTTCACAAAGGCGCTGCCGAAGAGAGAGCTGCACGTCATCGTCAACCGAAAGCACACGGTGACCCTTCACGGCGCTCGCCAGACCGGCATGTCGATCAAGGAGGCCGCCATCGCCCAAGATGTGCCGATCCAGCTGGACTTCCTGCTGTCCCGCAAGACCAGCGCAAAATTCGACCAGGTCGGTGACGACGAGCAGATCCGGGTCCACGATGGCGACGAGTTCCGCGCCGTCGACGGGGATGACAACTCGTGA
- a CDS encoding ThiF family adenylyltransferase, which produces MVITAGQWAVLRDHLFRGDGDEHGAVLRCGIARSARGTRLLVRDVVVAVDGVDYVEGTRGYRKLAAGFVADAIDACAQQGLAYLAVHNHGGRDRVAFSGTDMASHERGYPALLDINGGVPVGALVFAESAVAGDIWTSDGQRHALTHLRVMGRPQLTITPEPVPAQVADSTYDRQTRVFGDRGQALLGQSKVAVVGLGGAGSLIAEYLARLGVGHLVFIDPDRLDPTNLPRVVGARRLDAMSWLRGSTRPQWMRELGARIATPKVKIAARVARQASRSVRISAVARSVVDADVAALLTDCDHIFLAADSALARRVVNSITHQYLIPNTQVGAKVSVVDGQVADIFSVSRMSNPGSGCLQCNGLIPAWRLTEEATGEVQRRRQRYIVDENIHAPSVISLNAVAAARAVDDWLMMVGGLVDPAAGADHWVEYHPLTDDVVELRPAKSPGCLHCGSTRFAIGDGAPLLARGGEPMRRAERLGYGLSSGSSGSRPIRST; this is translated from the coding sequence GTGGTGATCACCGCCGGGCAGTGGGCTGTGCTGCGGGATCATCTATTTCGTGGTGACGGTGACGAGCACGGCGCCGTGCTGCGATGCGGTATAGCGCGAAGCGCGCGCGGCACCAGACTGCTGGTTCGCGATGTGGTGGTTGCCGTGGACGGTGTCGACTACGTCGAGGGAACCCGCGGTTACCGGAAGCTCGCCGCGGGCTTCGTTGCCGATGCGATCGACGCCTGCGCACAACAGGGGTTGGCCTACCTCGCGGTGCACAACCACGGGGGTCGCGACCGAGTAGCCTTCTCAGGCACTGACATGGCGTCCCACGAACGTGGCTATCCGGCGCTGCTCGATATCAACGGCGGCGTCCCGGTAGGAGCGTTGGTGTTCGCCGAGAGTGCCGTTGCTGGCGATATCTGGACGAGCGACGGGCAGCGTCACGCTCTCACCCACCTGCGCGTGATGGGTAGACCGCAGCTCACTATTACCCCCGAGCCCGTCCCAGCCCAAGTTGCAGATTCGACCTACGATCGTCAAACGCGGGTCTTCGGCGATCGCGGTCAGGCGCTTCTTGGGCAATCGAAGGTTGCTGTCGTCGGGCTCGGCGGGGCTGGATCGCTTATCGCTGAATACCTCGCCCGCCTCGGGGTCGGGCATCTGGTGTTCATCGACCCCGACCGGCTCGACCCGACGAATCTTCCGAGGGTCGTCGGTGCTCGCCGACTTGACGCGATGTCCTGGCTTCGGGGCAGCACGCGACCGCAGTGGATGCGAGAGCTCGGAGCCCGCATCGCAACACCAAAGGTGAAAATCGCCGCGCGAGTTGCTCGCCAAGCCTCTCGTAGCGTCCGGATCTCCGCGGTGGCGCGCTCGGTGGTCGACGCTGACGTTGCGGCGCTGCTGACCGACTGCGATCATATTTTCCTTGCCGCAGACTCGGCGCTCGCCCGCCGCGTCGTCAACTCCATAACTCATCAGTACCTGATCCCGAATACTCAAGTCGGCGCTAAGGTTTCGGTCGTCGATGGCCAGGTCGCCGACATTTTCTCCGTGTCGCGGATGAGCAACCCGGGAAGCGGCTGCCTGCAGTGCAATGGTCTGATCCCCGCCTGGCGTTTGACCGAGGAAGCCACAGGGGAAGTCCAACGCCGCCGTCAGCGCTATATCGTAGATGAGAACATCCATGCCCCGAGCGTGATCTCACTCAACGCGGTCGCCGCAGCCAGAGCAGTCGACGACTGGCTCATGATGGTTGGGGGCCTGGTAGATCCGGCCGCCGGAGCCGATCATTGGGTCGAATACCACCCTCTCACCGACGACGTCGTCGAACTCCGTCCTGCAAAGTCACCGGGCTGCTTGCACTGTGGCTCAACGCGTTTCGCGATCGGCGACGGCGCGCCGTTGCTGGCACGAGGGGGCGAACCTATGCGGAGGGCTGAACGGCTAGGCTACGGTCTGAGCTCGGGTAGTTCGGGGTCTCGCCCTATTCGATCGACGTGA
- a CDS encoding tetratricopeptide repeat protein — translation MLPNADDVVSSELIKRALAARHWAVRHLLEAENATRAIELGQRLVKDTERLLGTHHLDTIAARNTLAYAYESAGQLDVAIALFESNAEEHQQLLGSNHPRTLASVNNLAYAHQSAGHLDHAASLFESVLAGRTRILGRTHPATLRSRNNLAGAYMAAGKADEAIPLFASIAADRANVLGPDHPGTLRSRNNVAGAYREAGKLEQARALIEAVVADTSRVLGAEHPDTLTARHNLAAVHRSAHRTQHAIELFKSVLADRTRLLGPDHPDTVSSQENLAEAYEFQNSISRSITGIQETVAQTPGIPDT, via the coding sequence GTGCTGCCGAACGCGGATGATGTCGTGTCGAGCGAGCTGATCAAGAGGGCGCTGGCCGCTCGCCATTGGGCGGTACGGCATCTACTCGAGGCCGAAAATGCCACCCGAGCAATAGAACTCGGGCAGCGCCTCGTTAAGGATACGGAACGGCTACTCGGCACCCACCACCTGGACACTATCGCCGCCCGCAACACCCTCGCCTACGCGTACGAATCAGCGGGTCAGCTCGATGTCGCAATTGCCCTGTTCGAGTCGAACGCAGAGGAACACCAGCAGCTACTGGGCAGTAATCATCCCCGGACCTTGGCCTCCGTCAACAACCTTGCCTACGCCCATCAATCTGCCGGTCACCTCGACCACGCCGCGAGCCTTTTCGAATCTGTCCTCGCCGGCCGCACACGAATTCTCGGCAGAACTCATCCCGCTACTCTTCGAAGCCGCAACAATCTCGCCGGCGCCTACATGGCGGCCGGGAAGGCAGATGAGGCTATCCCGCTGTTCGCATCGATCGCCGCCGACCGTGCGAACGTACTTGGCCCTGACCACCCAGGAACTCTGCGCAGTCGCAACAACGTCGCCGGAGCCTACCGCGAAGCCGGAAAGCTGGAACAGGCAAGGGCACTCATCGAAGCAGTCGTCGCCGATACGAGCCGAGTGCTGGGCGCTGAGCACCCTGACACACTGACCGCGCGACACAACCTGGCGGCCGTGCATCGCTCGGCGCACAGAACACAGCACGCCATCGAACTGTTCAAGAGTGTCCTCGCAGACCGCACCCGACTGCTGGGCCCCGACCACCCCGACACCGTCTCCTCCCAGGAAAACCTTGCCGAGGCTTATGAGTTCCAGAATTCCATCAGCAGATCGATCACAGGCATTCAGGAAACTGTCGCCCAGACGCCGGGCATACCTGACACCTAA
- a CDS encoding tetratricopeptide repeat protein, whose translation MTAASQRALSARQWAVRQLIGAVDLTSAISLGERVAADTARLLGVDHPQSLSSRSDLARAYELAGRSDDAISLHESVVDDSQRVLGGDDPSRLAYRNNLADALEAAGRSDEAIAMYEAVLSGRIRVLGGDHPDTLTTRNNLADALESAGRLSDAIAMYEAVIADRTRLLGASHPDTLISRNNLASAHESAGMIDAAVTEFEKVVTDQRSVIGFDHPDTLATRNNLAYVYESAGRVDEAISLYEDVLADRIRVLGSDHPDTLITWNNLALGYLTAGRLDEAITANETLLVVRERVLGDRHPDTLTSRNNVAVAYQAASRLDEAIAILEPLVGIRAQVLGPAHPHTLRTRHNVANAYRLAKAPAKAVPMFLSTLADTERALGSDHPLIETIRENLALAEDALN comes from the coding sequence GTGACCGCAGCTTCTCAGCGTGCGCTTTCGGCTCGGCAATGGGCCGTCCGCCAGCTGATCGGTGCGGTCGATCTGACCAGCGCTATCAGTCTTGGCGAGCGGGTCGCTGCTGATACTGCCCGACTCCTAGGCGTCGATCATCCCCAAAGCCTCAGTTCCCGAAGCGATCTCGCGCGGGCGTACGAATTAGCAGGACGCTCGGACGACGCGATTTCACTCCACGAATCGGTAGTCGATGACTCTCAGCGCGTCTTGGGAGGTGACGATCCGAGTAGGCTGGCATACCGTAACAACCTCGCTGACGCCCTGGAGGCTGCGGGCCGCTCCGACGAGGCGATCGCCATGTACGAGGCTGTCCTTTCCGGGCGTATCCGCGTGCTCGGTGGCGATCACCCCGATACCCTGACAACGCGCAACAATCTCGCTGATGCGCTCGAATCGGCCGGCCGACTAAGCGATGCGATCGCCATGTACGAGGCGGTGATCGCCGACCGAACACGGCTTCTCGGTGCCAGCCATCCCGACACACTCATATCCCGTAACAATCTCGCAAGCGCGCATGAATCCGCCGGCATGATCGACGCGGCAGTGACCGAGTTCGAAAAGGTCGTCACCGACCAGCGGTCAGTAATCGGATTCGACCACCCCGACACCCTCGCCACCCGAAACAACCTGGCCTACGTCTACGAATCCGCGGGCCGCGTCGATGAGGCCATCTCGTTGTACGAAGATGTCCTCGCTGATCGGATCCGCGTGCTCGGCAGTGATCATCCCGACACCCTCATAACGTGGAATAACCTCGCGCTCGGCTACTTAACGGCTGGTCGTCTCGACGAGGCCATTACAGCCAACGAGACGCTGCTCGTTGTCCGCGAGCGGGTGCTTGGCGACAGACACCCCGATACCCTGACTTCGCGCAACAACGTAGCCGTCGCTTATCAAGCGGCGAGTCGGTTGGACGAGGCCATCGCGATACTGGAACCACTTGTCGGTATCCGCGCCCAGGTCCTGGGACCCGCCCATCCGCACACCCTCCGCACTCGGCACAACGTCGCTAACGCCTACCGGCTGGCAAAAGCCCCGGCCAAAGCGGTCCCCATGTTCTTGTCGACGCTTGCCGACACCGAGCGGGCGCTAGGTTCTGATCACCCCCTGATTGAGACCATTCGGGAGAACCTCGCCCTAGCCGAGGATGCGCTGAATTGA
- a CDS encoding alpha/beta fold hydrolase: MGSAAVFIHGIFSSQDVWQPLLTQLQQLPDVGERYAFPKFEYSSKKVVVNRMRRRPDLDALADWLRTFLEHQCREHDELVLVGHSQGGLVIQRFLARMLDDGRGHDLRRIRAVVLLACPNDGSDFMMSTRRTILRSRNVQELQLRPNSEPVKAAQARVLNQIVNAPYDSDRFCRIPFHVFYGLEDGVVPVASARGPFAEPRALPGDHSTILSATNPTSAVATVVRNILVDAVRKSLPPTEVTPDGEAVDVERGQLDLSSRHPPASRQATSHQVVVGEIPGLPPAFITRNTLTRLSQSLDRNPIAVVCALTGMRGVGKTQLAAAYARSKIVEGCGVVGWVNAETVGEMVTGLARIAERLNVADPKGDSAESARRLTEHLASRRVGDALLVFDNATDPDELKKYIPPVGTRVVITSTSRSFTELGTPIDVSEYTPEESIGYLTQRTGLDDQAGASRIAEELGHLPLALSSAAATIKARRLDYGAYFALLQERTVVEIMPRREGGGYPRSIAAALMMNVDAVVSSDPGGICSTVIGTIALLSPEGVPRTLLRGISDFTHASTGAIDDALAKCVDGSVLSWSFSGDAVIMHRLMARVLWERYRADGTFSSLASGVLDLIEPELFDSSEAWSRRNEGSWLVSHAEALWEALQEDDVS; this comes from the coding sequence GTGGGCTCAGCCGCGGTCTTCATACACGGCATCTTCTCCTCCCAAGACGTATGGCAACCACTGCTGACTCAGCTGCAACAACTGCCGGACGTCGGCGAGAGATACGCGTTCCCGAAATTCGAGTACAGCTCCAAGAAGGTCGTTGTCAATCGCATGAGGCGCCGCCCAGACCTGGACGCGCTGGCAGACTGGCTGCGGACATTCTTGGAACACCAGTGCCGCGAACACGACGAGCTGGTGCTGGTCGGCCATAGCCAAGGCGGCCTTGTCATACAGCGCTTCCTTGCACGCATGCTCGACGACGGGCGCGGACACGATTTACGCCGCATACGCGCTGTGGTCCTACTGGCCTGCCCCAACGATGGTTCAGACTTCATGATGTCCACGCGGCGGACTATCTTGCGCTCACGCAACGTGCAAGAGCTGCAATTGCGGCCAAACTCCGAACCAGTCAAAGCAGCCCAAGCACGGGTGCTCAATCAGATAGTGAACGCGCCGTACGATTCAGATAGATTCTGCCGGATACCGTTCCACGTCTTCTACGGCCTCGAAGACGGCGTTGTGCCGGTGGCCTCGGCCAGAGGACCCTTCGCCGAGCCGCGGGCGCTCCCCGGAGACCACAGCACAATTCTTTCTGCTACCAACCCCACAAGCGCCGTCGCCACCGTTGTACGGAACATCCTCGTCGATGCTGTGCGGAAGTCGCTCCCACCCACTGAGGTGACCCCCGACGGCGAGGCGGTGGACGTCGAGAGAGGCCAACTTGACCTCAGTTCCCGCCATCCCCCAGCCTCGCGACAAGCGACGTCACATCAGGTCGTCGTAGGTGAGATTCCTGGACTGCCACCGGCATTCATCACAAGGAACACACTCACTCGGCTCTCGCAGTCCCTGGATCGGAATCCGATCGCCGTCGTGTGTGCCTTGACCGGTATGCGTGGCGTCGGGAAGACGCAACTTGCCGCCGCCTATGCCCGGTCGAAAATCGTCGAGGGCTGCGGTGTCGTGGGCTGGGTGAACGCCGAAACGGTAGGCGAGATGGTCACCGGACTAGCTCGGATCGCAGAACGGCTCAATGTCGCAGACCCCAAAGGAGATTCAGCCGAATCAGCCCGGCGGTTGACCGAACACCTGGCGAGCAGACGCGTCGGTGACGCTTTGCTGGTCTTCGACAACGCCACCGATCCCGATGAATTGAAGAAGTACATTCCACCAGTTGGCACCCGCGTGGTCATCACCAGTACGAGCCGGTCATTCACCGAGCTTGGAACGCCGATCGACGTGAGCGAATACACCCCGGAAGAGTCAATCGGCTACTTGACTCAGCGAACTGGGCTCGATGACCAGGCGGGCGCGTCGCGCATCGCCGAAGAACTCGGCCACCTGCCGCTCGCCCTTTCGTCGGCCGCCGCGACCATCAAGGCGCGACGGCTCGACTACGGTGCTTACTTCGCATTGCTGCAAGAACGGACGGTCGTCGAGATCATGCCCCGCCGCGAAGGAGGCGGCTACCCGCGTTCGATCGCGGCCGCTTTGATGATGAACGTCGATGCGGTGGTGTCCTCCGACCCGGGTGGCATATGCAGTACCGTCATCGGAACCATTGCCCTTTTGTCGCCCGAAGGTGTACCCCGAACTCTTCTGCGGGGCATCTCAGATTTCACTCACGCCTCAACCGGAGCCATAGACGATGCGTTAGCCAAATGCGTTGACGGCTCGGTGTTGTCGTGGTCTTTCAGCGGTGACGCGGTGATCATGCACCGACTTATGGCGCGGGTGCTCTGGGAACGGTATCGCGCAGATGGGACTTTTTCTTCCCTTGCGTCCGGTGTCTTGGACTTGATCGAACCTGAGCTGTTTGACTCGTCTGAGGCTTGGAGCCGCAGGAACGAGGGCTCGTGGCTTGTGTCTCACGCCGAAGCGCTCTGGGAGGCACTGCAGGAAGACGACGTGTCGTGA
- a CDS encoding ImmA/IrrE family metallo-endopeptidase → MLSVPEFVPHDSQRGCSVAGGYRWDPPTLIVTQSMSWRRQQFTLLHELGHHIQKTDIALGTAIVEHREPEAFEDASCDAFAARMLLPDDLVEAHIHGSGPTVSTATGLFAASNASRAAICVRLVGRLRSAGVVAVLDGDGIVTFAAACGGLFPPARGSDQCANLLVQAAMRADRDGRVVTRDDAKIWYRGGHTSDLLYGQAAWAGDRLFLTMVSYGAPWLTFSPPRDSTADQAPDAWDECEHCHQEFVAEGVCGGCEHPRCPSGHCGCTANTEQTCTECFLCKHPSQFDTGSTVCRDCAS, encoded by the coding sequence GTGCTGAGTGTGCCAGAGTTCGTGCCTCACGATTCCCAACGGGGCTGTTCCGTCGCCGGTGGGTATCGATGGGATCCGCCGACGCTGATCGTGACGCAGTCGATGTCATGGCGGCGCCAGCAATTCACGCTGCTACACGAACTCGGCCACCACATCCAGAAGACCGACATCGCCCTCGGCACTGCAATCGTCGAGCACCGTGAGCCTGAGGCGTTCGAGGATGCGAGCTGCGATGCGTTTGCCGCACGCATGTTGCTTCCCGATGATCTCGTCGAGGCGCACATCCACGGTTCTGGGCCCACGGTCAGTACCGCAACTGGGTTGTTCGCGGCCTCCAATGCCTCCCGGGCGGCGATTTGCGTCCGCCTCGTCGGACGGCTCCGATCAGCTGGGGTGGTCGCCGTGCTCGACGGCGATGGCATCGTCACCTTCGCGGCCGCGTGCGGCGGATTGTTTCCGCCCGCACGCGGTAGCGATCAGTGCGCCAACCTGCTTGTCCAGGCGGCGATGCGTGCGGATCGAGACGGTCGTGTGGTCACGCGCGACGACGCAAAGATCTGGTACCGCGGTGGCCACACCTCCGACCTGCTCTACGGCCAAGCGGCTTGGGCAGGAGATCGGCTGTTCCTGACGATGGTCTCCTACGGGGCGCCGTGGCTGACGTTCTCACCGCCCCGAGATAGCACGGCCGACCAGGCTCCCGACGCCTGGGATGAATGCGAACACTGTCACCAGGAGTTTGTTGCAGAGGGTGTCTGCGGCGGCTGCGAGCATCCCCGCTGCCCGTCAGGTCACTGCGGCTGCACCGCCAACACCGAACAGACCTGCACAGAGTGTTTCTTATGCAAGCACCCCAGCCAATTCGACACTGGCTCCACGGTGTGCCGGGATTGCGCGAGCTGA
- a CDS encoding AAA family ATPase yields MSPIHANVVNVAPSKSTIYQGDDGLERALVDLVRVGARGHAAGVRQLAGRLMRAVPSSVPDADAFRVALHDALSAAAPTAGLRFDSGAIPADAEGTHSLAHVDAIPSGDELVVDDAVAAQLHEIVTERERRAELARAGVAVSRTVLFWGPPGVGKTLAARWIAQRLELPLVTLDLAAVVSSYLGSSGRNIRSVLQFAKSGPCVLLLDEFDAVAKRRDDDTDIGELKRIVNVILVELDRWPETSLLVAATNHPQLLDEAVDRRFDRIIEFALPGGAERRTLLANLKCRDVSAEVVDVAATIWEGHSHAVILRFWDLCRRRAILNNRTMEDVVVTELVTQFPTSDARNQVWQVAHDRLGMSNRSIATLAGVSHPTVASGIRQATEAL; encoded by the coding sequence ATGTCGCCGATCCACGCTAACGTGGTAAACGTGGCGCCATCCAAGTCGACGATTTACCAGGGCGATGACGGGCTCGAGCGAGCCCTCGTGGATCTGGTCCGAGTGGGCGCGCGTGGCCACGCCGCAGGTGTTCGTCAGCTTGCCGGACGCCTAATGCGGGCCGTTCCATCGTCGGTGCCCGACGCGGACGCATTTCGTGTGGCGCTACACGACGCTCTATCGGCGGCAGCGCCCACAGCGGGGCTCCGGTTCGACAGCGGAGCGATCCCGGCGGATGCCGAAGGGACACATTCGTTGGCCCACGTCGACGCGATCCCGAGCGGCGACGAACTGGTCGTCGATGACGCTGTGGCGGCGCAACTACACGAGATTGTGACAGAGCGTGAGCGTCGCGCTGAGCTGGCACGAGCGGGCGTCGCGGTGAGCCGGACCGTGTTGTTTTGGGGCCCACCGGGTGTGGGCAAGACCCTCGCCGCCCGTTGGATCGCGCAGCGGCTCGAATTGCCGTTGGTGACACTGGATCTCGCTGCGGTCGTCTCCAGCTACCTGGGCAGTTCCGGCCGTAACATCCGATCGGTACTGCAGTTCGCAAAGTCGGGCCCGTGCGTACTTCTGCTCGATGAATTCGACGCGGTCGCGAAGCGCCGCGACGACGACACCGACATCGGCGAGTTGAAGCGCATTGTCAACGTGATCCTTGTCGAGCTGGATCGATGGCCGGAGACGAGTCTGTTGGTCGCCGCAACGAACCATCCCCAGTTGCTCGATGAAGCCGTCGATCGCCGCTTCGATCGCATCATCGAATTTGCGCTCCCCGGCGGCGCTGAACGGCGCACACTGCTGGCCAACCTGAAATGCAGGGACGTCTCGGCAGAGGTAGTGGACGTGGCCGCAACAATCTGGGAAGGACACAGTCACGCGGTCATTCTGCGTTTCTGGGATCTCTGCAGGCGCAGGGCAATTCTCAACAATCGGACTATGGAGGACGTCGTAGTGACAGAACTCGTCACGCAGTTTCCGACCAGCGATGCGCGTAACCAGGTCTGGCAAGTTGCACACGATCGGCTAGGGATGTCGAATCGGAGCATCGCAACTCTCGCCGGCGTCAGCCACCCCACCGTTGCCAGCGGTATCCGGCAAGCCACGGAAGCGCTGTGA